The following coding sequences are from one Panicum hallii strain FIL2 chromosome 5, PHallii_v3.1, whole genome shotgun sequence window:
- the LOC112892046 gene encoding hydroxyphenylpyruvate reductase translates to MESLGVLLLHPMNAYLEQELDRRCRLHRFWEAPPGAPRDEFLRAHAGSIRAVVGNASYGADAALIDALPALEIVASFSVGIDRVDLAKCRERGIRVTNTPDVLTDDVADLAVGLAIAVLRRIPQADRYVRAGQWKAKGDYALTTRLSGKRVAILGLGRIGLAVAKRAEAFGCSISYHSRSEKPFPNYKFYANVVDLAANCDALIVACSLNAETYHIVNRDVINALGPEGVLINIGRGAHVDEPELVSALVEKRLGGAGVDVYENEPFAPEQLFGLDNVVLVPHVGSDTEETCRAMADLVLANLVAHASNKQIVTPVI, encoded by the exons ATGGAGTCCCTGGGCGTGCTGCTTCTCCACCCCATGAACGCGTACCTGGAGCAGGAGCTggaccgccgctgccgcctgcaCCGCTTCTGGGAGGCTCCGCCGGGGGCGCCGCGCGACGAGTTCCTCCGCGCGCACGCGGGCTCCATCCGCGCCGTCGTCGGCAACGCCTCCTACGGCGCCGACGCCGCGCTCATCGACGCGCTCCCGGCGCTCGAGATCGTCGCCTCCTTCTCCGTCGGCATCGACCGCGTCGACCTCGCCAAGTGCCGCGAGCGCGGGATCCGGGTCACCAACACCCCCGACGTCCTCACCGATGACGTCGCAGACCTCGCCGTCGGCCTCGCCATCGCCGTGCTCCGCAGGATCCCGCAGGCCGACCGCTACGTCCGCGCCGGCCAGTGGAAGGCCAAGGGCGACTACGCACTCACCACACGG TTAAGTGGCAAGAGAGTTGCTATTCTGGGGCTTGGCAGGATAGGCTTAGCTGTAGCGAAAAGAGCTGAGGCATTTGGTTGCTCGATCAGCTATCATTCAAGATCAGAGAAGCCATTTCCAAACTACAAATTCTACGCGAATGTTGTTGATCTGGCAGCCAACTGCGATGCACTTATCGTGGCATGCTCGCTTAACGCGGAGACCTATCACATTGTTAATCGTGATGTCATCAACGCACTTGGACCAGAGGGTGTGCTCATAAACATTGGCCGTGGAGCACACGTGGATGAACCTGAGCTCGTGTCAGCACTTGTTGAGAAACGCTTGGGAGGAGCAGGCGTTGATGTGTATGAGAACGAGCCCTTTGCTCCAGAGCAGCTCTTTGGTTTGGATAATGTTGTCTTAGTTCCTCATGTGGGCAGTGACACAGAAGAAACATGCAGGGCGATGGCTGATCTAGTGCTAGCAAATTTAGTGGCACATGCATCGAATAAGCAAATAGTCACTCCAGTAATCTGA